Proteins found in one Candidatus Nomurabacteria bacterium genomic segment:
- a CDS encoding aquaporin: MIKQRHVAALLVEFFGTLTLALVVLSVSLYRFPFFTALAAGVTVAVFVSAFAKISGGHVNPAVTVGMFAIRQITALRAVGYIAAQMLAGFAAWQLYEYLTERALTNATTATVEWNVAAAEALGAFIFGLALTGAVAQKLKGYQLAFTAGAGLFIGLTVSGLASNSLLNPAVAVAVRSFDPVTYVGAPVVGYLVAAALVAYVVVPMFGKKEVEKTTAVAAAKPSVAKTATKKAPAKKPAAKKKAPAKKKK; encoded by the coding sequence ATGATTAAGCAACGACATGTTGCTGCGCTGTTGGTGGAGTTTTTTGGCACACTGACACTCGCACTCGTTGTACTGAGTGTAAGCCTGTATAGGTTTCCATTCTTTACTGCACTTGCTGCAGGTGTGACGGTGGCTGTATTCGTCAGCGCATTTGCAAAAATTTCAGGTGGGCATGTAAATCCAGCGGTTACCGTTGGTATGTTTGCAATTCGTCAAATCACTGCGCTAAGAGCAGTTGGCTATATTGCTGCTCAAATGCTCGCAGGTTTTGCTGCATGGCAACTGTATGAGTATTTAACTGAAAGAGCACTAACAAATGCTACGACAGCTACCGTAGAATGGAACGTAGCAGCAGCCGAAGCACTTGGTGCCTTTATCTTTGGCTTGGCACTTACCGGTGCTGTAGCTCAAAAACTTAAAGGGTATCAATTAGCCTTCACTGCTGGAGCAGGCCTCTTTATTGGTTTAACCGTATCTGGTTTAGCATCAAATTCGTTACTAAACCCTGCTGTTGCAGTTGCAGTACGAAGTTTTGATCCAGTTACCTATGTAGGTGCACCAGTTGTGGGCTATCTAGTTGCTGCTGCGTTGGTAGCGTACGTTGTTGTACCAATGTTTGGCAAAAAAGAAGTCGAAAAGACGACTGCTGTGGCTGCCGCAAAGCCAAGTGTCGCAAAAACAGCTACTAAAAAAGCTCCTGCAAAAAAGCCTGCAGCTAAGAAAAAAGCTCCTGCAAAAAAGAAGAAATAA